Proteins encoded in a region of the Flavobacterium sp. PMTSA4 genome:
- a CDS encoding FkbM family methyltransferase translates to MKKRARKLYFRISKPIFNKLGYQRKTLSFHQILDGKNLLLQTLFTNIKSMGFFPNHIVDIGANHGTWTREVLTYFPDAQYTLLEPQERLKASLQDLLDSNSKITFHPVGAGSENGSFKFTIVDRDDSCSFRYSEKEAIENGFEQYDVQVVTLNELIKSNGLPIPDIIKIDAEGLDIEVLKGANDFFGKTEMFMVEAGIVNKSFDNSFLKLINYMDENGYRLFEITDLNRPFELNVLWLVELAFVKKNGIIDSYQISF, encoded by the coding sequence ATGAAAAAGAGAGCAAGAAAATTATATTTTAGAATTTCAAAACCTATTTTTAATAAATTAGGTTACCAAAGAAAAACTCTAAGTTTTCATCAAATTCTTGATGGAAAGAATTTATTGTTACAAACTTTATTTACAAACATAAAAAGCATGGGCTTTTTTCCAAACCATATTGTAGATATTGGAGCTAACCATGGAACTTGGACTAGAGAAGTGTTAACATATTTTCCTGATGCTCAATATACTTTGCTTGAACCACAGGAAAGATTAAAAGCTTCTCTTCAAGATTTGTTAGATTCTAATTCAAAAATAACATTTCATCCTGTAGGAGCAGGATCTGAAAATGGTTCTTTTAAATTCACTATTGTAGACAGAGATGATAGTTGTTCTTTTCGCTATTCAGAAAAAGAAGCAATTGAGAATGGTTTTGAACAATATGATGTTCAGGTTGTTACATTAAATGAGTTAATAAAGTCTAATGGTTTACCTATTCCTGATATTATTAAAATTGATGCGGAAGGATTAGATATTGAAGTTTTAAAAGGAGCAAATGATTTTTTTGGAAAAACAGAGATGTTTATGGTAGAAGCTGGAATAGTAAATAAATCTTTCGACAATAGTTTTTTAAAATTAATTAACTATATGGATGAAAATGGGTATCGATTATTTGAAATTACAGATTTAAACCGTCCTTTTGAACTAAATGTCCTATGGCTTGTAGAGTTAGCTTTTGTTAAAAAAAATGGAATTATCGATTCCTATCAAATATCTTTCTAA
- a CDS encoding DegT/DnrJ/EryC1/StrS family aminotransferase, whose translation MITVTKTFFPPIEEYTKQLERIWQNKWLTNRGELVLELEGKIKKYLDSTNILLMNNGTIPIQIALKVLGNGGEIITTPFSYVATSAAIFWENCAPVFVDIHPEYLTIDETKIESNISDKTTAILATHVFGNPCNIGAIENIAKKYNLKVIYDAAHAFGVTYNEQSIFNYGDVSTCSFHATKLFHTGEGGAIFSKDANLFHRLYYSHNFGHNGPLDFFGLGINGKISELQAAMGLAVFPYIETIIEERKKVVQFYNNNLNNNELHFLKLRENTKWNYSYYPVIFNDESVLLKVQNALTEEKIIPRRYFYPSLNTIKYINGEQMPVSESIASRILCLPLYVGLSKDELINICDIINKNLC comes from the coding sequence ATGATAACAGTAACTAAAACTTTTTTTCCTCCAATTGAAGAATATACTAAGCAATTAGAACGGATTTGGCAAAATAAATGGTTGACAAATAGAGGAGAACTTGTTTTAGAACTAGAGGGAAAAATCAAAAAATACCTCGATAGTACTAATATTTTATTGATGAATAATGGTACGATACCAATACAGATTGCTTTAAAAGTGTTGGGAAATGGAGGGGAAATTATAACTACTCCATTTTCGTACGTAGCCACGAGCGCTGCTATTTTTTGGGAAAATTGTGCTCCTGTTTTTGTAGACATTCATCCTGAATATCTAACCATTGATGAAACAAAAATTGAGTCTAATATATCTGACAAAACTACAGCAATTCTAGCAACACATGTTTTTGGAAATCCTTGTAATATTGGAGCTATAGAGAATATTGCAAAAAAATACAATTTAAAAGTTATTTATGATGCAGCACACGCTTTTGGTGTAACCTACAATGAACAATCAATATTTAATTATGGTGATGTTAGTACTTGTAGTTTCCATGCTACAAAGTTGTTTCATACAGGAGAAGGAGGAGCGATTTTTTCAAAGGATGCTAATTTATTTCATCGATTGTATTACAGTCATAATTTTGGACACAACGGACCATTAGATTTCTTTGGCTTAGGTATTAATGGTAAAATTTCTGAACTTCAAGCTGCCATGGGATTAGCAGTTTTTCCTTATATAGAGACAATAATTGAAGAAAGAAAAAAAGTAGTCCAGTTTTACAATAATAATTTAAATAACAATGAACTTCATTTTTTAAAATTAAGAGAAAACACAAAATGGAATTATAGTTATTATCCTGTAATTTTTAACGATGAGTCTGTTTTATTAAAAGTTCAAAATGCTTTAACTGAAGAAAAAATTATTCCCAGAAGATATTTTTATCCCTCGTTGAATACAATAAAATATATAAATGGAGAACAAATGCCTGTTTCTGAGAGTATAGCATCTCGAATACTTTGTTTACCTTTATATGTTGGATTAAGTAAAGATGAATTAATTAATATATGTGATATAATAAATAAAAATTTATGTTAA
- a CDS encoding acetyltransferase: MLIIGAKGFAKEILEIVHHLNQLDDLAFYDDVNFGMPEKLFGKFPILSSTDEATNYFKSIDNRFTIGIGNPFLRKKLYDKFTSLGGIYTSTISPTAIIGSYEVEIGIGSNILSAAVFSNSTILGKGCIVYYNSIITHDCVIGDFVEISPAVSILGRCQIGSFSKIGSNATILPDIKIGINVTIGAGSVVTKDIPDNCVVVGVPAKVIKKLNPLEF, translated from the coding sequence ATGTTAATTATTGGAGCAAAAGGATTTGCTAAAGAAATATTAGAAATAGTTCATCATTTAAATCAACTGGATGATTTAGCTTTTTATGATGATGTAAATTTCGGCATGCCTGAAAAATTATTTGGTAAGTTTCCTATTTTAAGTTCTACAGATGAAGCTACAAATTATTTTAAAAGTATAGACAATAGATTTACAATTGGAATTGGTAATCCTTTTTTAAGAAAAAAATTATACGACAAATTTACTAGTTTAGGAGGAATTTATACTTCAACGATTTCACCAACGGCAATAATTGGGTCATATGAAGTAGAAATAGGAATAGGTTCAAATATTCTTTCAGCTGCAGTTTTTTCTAACAGTACTATTTTAGGGAAAGGTTGTATAGTATATTATAATTCTATAATTACGCATGATTGTGTAATTGGAGATTTTGTTGAAATATCTCCAGCTGTTTCCATTCTGGGTAGGTGTCAAATTGGCTCGTTTTCTAAAATTGGCTCTAATGCAACAATTTTACCAGATATTAAAATTGGAATAAACGTAACTATTGGGGCGGGTTCTGTTGTTACAAAAGATATACCTGATAATTGTGTTGTAGTTGGTGTACCAGCAAAAGTAATTAAAAAGCTTAATCCTTTAGAATTTTAA
- a CDS encoding glycosyltransferase family 2 protein — MRPKVSVCMITYGHEKFIREAIEGVLMQECNFDVELLIANDCSPDNTDETIKDILENHSRASWINYFKQENNIGMMPNFIFNLKRCKSQYIALCEGDDYWTDPFKLQKQVDYLDSNLDYVLCFHKIKVKKSGNVLVEDFITKVPENYETQQTFASLGNYIHTPSVVYRNIIEEFPNEFSMSPIGDYFLYFILSEYGKLKYLDDEMAVYRYGVGIHSTYNQIKLAEANFKLFTLILSYSNNFNINKILIDRQLNALETIEKLIRREYDESFVSNNVFFKALKSVKHPNKFWKKIKNKLMKN; from the coding sequence ATGAGACCAAAAGTTAGTGTTTGCATGATTACTTATGGTCACGAAAAGTTTATTCGTGAAGCTATTGAAGGTGTACTGATGCAAGAATGTAATTTTGATGTTGAACTTCTAATTGCTAATGATTGTTCTCCCGATAATACAGATGAAACAATCAAAGATATTTTAGAAAATCATTCAAGAGCTTCATGGATTAATTACTTCAAGCAAGAAAATAACATAGGTATGATGCCTAATTTTATTTTTAATTTAAAAAGATGCAAAAGCCAGTATATTGCACTCTGTGAAGGAGATGATTATTGGACAGATCCATTTAAACTTCAAAAACAAGTCGATTATTTAGATTCAAATTTAGATTATGTATTGTGCTTTCATAAGATAAAGGTCAAAAAATCTGGCAATGTCCTAGTAGAAGATTTTATCACCAAAGTTCCAGAAAATTATGAAACCCAACAAACTTTTGCAAGTTTGGGGAATTACATACATACACCATCTGTTGTTTACCGAAATATTATAGAGGAATTTCCCAATGAGTTTTCAATGTCACCAATCGGCGATTATTTTTTATATTTCATTCTATCAGAATATGGTAAATTAAAATATTTAGATGATGAAATGGCAGTATATCGTTATGGTGTTGGGATACATTCGACATATAATCAAATTAAATTAGCTGAGGCTAATTTTAAATTGTTTACGTTAATTTTGTCTTACTCAAATAATTTTAATATAAATAAAATACTTATTGATAGACAATTAAATGCTTTAGAGACTATTGAAAAGCTGATAAGAAGAGAATATGATGAATCATTTGTCTCTAATAATGTTTTTTTTAAGGCGCTTAAATCTGTTAAACATCCAAATAAATTTTGGAAAAAAATAAAAAATAAATTGATGAAAAATTAA
- a CDS encoding glycosyltransferase family 2 protein, with the protein MLAIVIPYYKITFFEETLKSLANQTDKRFKVYIGDDASNENPSKLLSFYKNKFEFDYFKFNENLGSISLTKQWSRCVDLCGNEEWIMILGDDDRLDNSVVSSFYKNYNLFKEKTNLIRFASKLIDEDNKETSKTYTHPIWEIATDSFFRKYDATSRSSLSEHIFKKDIFLKYGFYNYPLAWSSDDRAWLEFSDGKPIYTINESIVYVRISTLNISGKKDNTELKNLSEISFFKYIISKKIAYYNNSQKLRLLKNYKKKIKVFRNLTIQEHIFIFYYFVKYLNFKWIKIAVKSLINKE; encoded by the coding sequence ATGCTAGCTATTGTTATTCCATATTATAAAATCACTTTTTTTGAAGAAACACTAAAATCACTTGCAAATCAAACAGATAAAAGATTTAAAGTTTACATAGGAGATGATGCTAGTAATGAAAATCCTTCCAAATTATTAAGTTTTTATAAAAATAAATTTGAGTTCGATTATTTTAAATTTAATGAGAATTTAGGAAGTATATCTTTAACAAAACAATGGAGTAGGTGTGTTGATTTATGTGGAAATGAAGAATGGATTATGATATTAGGAGATGATGATAGGTTAGATAATTCCGTGGTTTCTTCCTTTTATAAAAATTATAATTTATTTAAAGAAAAAACGAATTTAATTAGATTTGCCTCAAAATTAATTGATGAAGATAATAAAGAGACTTCCAAAACATATACTCATCCTATTTGGGAAATTGCAACAGATTCTTTTTTTAGAAAATACGACGCTACATCTAGAAGTTCATTATCGGAGCATATTTTTAAAAAAGATATTTTTTTAAAATATGGTTTTTATAACTATCCATTAGCTTGGAGTAGTGATGATAGAGCATGGTTAGAATTTTCAGATGGAAAACCTATTTATACAATAAACGAAAGTATAGTATATGTTAGAATATCAACACTAAATATATCTGGAAAAAAGGATAATACTGAATTAAAAAACTTGTCTGAGATTAGTTTTTTTAAATATATAATTTCTAAAAAAATAGCCTATTATAATAATAGTCAAAAACTTAGATTACTTAAAAATTATAAAAAGAAAATTAAAGTTTTTAGAAACTTAACTATACAAGAACATATTTTTATTTTTTATTACTTTGTTAAGTATTTGAATTTTAAATGGATAAAAATTGCTGTGAAATCTTTAATCAATAAAGAATAG
- a CDS encoding glycosyltransferase, whose amino-acid sequence MNNYPMVSVCMITYGHEKYIEEAILSILMQECKFEIELIISNDCSPDSTDKIVKNIIETHQKGYIIKYIRQEKNIGMMPNFIFALKQCKGKYVALCEGDDFWTNSKKLQKQVEFLENNNEYVLSFHNAEVHNNFTNNTYLFLENYDVDKFEITDIFERWIIPTASMVYRNNFGNVYPDYFNNATHGDFGLQLYLSKFGKFKGFNDVLSVYRINQSSVTANSFSTLNQNKRHINQLNLMNDYFEKKYDTQIKKRIFLFYLINANTYKNKSITKPLYWISKAIIANPRHMLFYRKNLKDNFYNIFKTFKYLLKANINKRLLY is encoded by the coding sequence ATGAATAATTATCCTATGGTAAGTGTTTGTATGATTACTTATGGTCATGAAAAGTATATTGAAGAAGCTATTCTTAGCATATTAATGCAAGAATGTAAATTTGAAATCGAACTTATAATTTCAAATGATTGTTCTCCTGATTCAACAGATAAAATAGTTAAAAACATCATCGAAACTCATCAAAAAGGGTATATTATAAAATATATAAGGCAGGAAAAAAATATTGGAATGATGCCTAATTTTATTTTTGCACTAAAGCAATGTAAAGGAAAATATGTTGCTCTTTGTGAAGGTGATGATTTTTGGACAAATTCTAAAAAACTTCAAAAACAAGTTGAATTTTTAGAAAATAACAATGAATATGTATTGTCTTTTCACAATGCAGAAGTACATAATAACTTTACAAATAACACATATCTTTTTTTAGAGAATTATGATGTTGATAAATTTGAAATCACAGATATTTTCGAAAGATGGATAATTCCAACAGCTAGTATGGTTTATAGAAATAATTTTGGTAATGTTTATCCTGATTATTTCAATAATGCTACTCATGGTGATTTTGGCTTACAGTTATATTTGAGTAAATTTGGTAAATTTAAAGGGTTTAATGATGTTTTAAGTGTTTATAGAATTAACCAATCAAGTGTTACGGCTAATTCATTTTCAACTCTTAATCAAAACAAAAGGCACATAAATCAGTTAAATTTAATGAACGATTATTTTGAAAAAAAATATGATACTCAAATTAAAAAAAGGATATTCTTGTTTTATCTAATAAATGCAAATACTTATAAAAATAAAAGTATAACTAAACCCTTATATTGGATTAGTAAAGCAATAATTGCAAATCCAAGACATATGCTATTTTATAGAAAAAATTTAAAAGATAATTTCTATAATATTTTTAAAACTTTTAAGTATTTGTTAAAGGCAAATATTAATAAAAGATTATTATATTAA
- a CDS encoding glycosyltransferase family 2 protein: MIELNNKVSIVIPCYNQAEYLDECLQSVYNQTLLNWECIIVNDGSTDNTKDIANEWVKKDSRFHYFEKKNGGLSDARNSGISIATGEFILPLDADDTISNEYLELAVNEFQLDNTLKVVYCKANKFGSENCIWELPDFSLSNLSKNNMIFCSAMYKKSDWKLTGGYDVNMIYGWEDWEFWIALLKNGGNVKRLDHIGFNYRVKNISMVKELNSNQKEEMLQYMSYKHTDFYISQFGSFKKLNDEFENSKNEFKRKLQSEKFVIDLFLKTFFGFTIFGKYKKQK, from the coding sequence ATGATTGAATTGAATAATAAAGTTTCAATAGTTATACCTTGTTATAATCAAGCCGAATATTTAGATGAATGTTTGCAATCGGTCTATAATCAAACACTATTAAATTGGGAATGTATAATAGTAAATGACGGCTCTACTGATAATACTAAGGATATAGCCAATGAATGGGTAAAAAAAGACTCAAGATTTCATTATTTTGAAAAAAAAAATGGAGGATTGAGTGATGCTAGAAACTCTGGGATTTCAATCGCAACAGGAGAATTTATTTTACCACTTGATGCAGATGATACAATTTCAAATGAATATTTAGAATTAGCGGTTAATGAGTTTCAATTAGATAATACATTAAAAGTTGTTTATTGTAAAGCAAATAAGTTTGGAAGTGAAAATTGCATTTGGGAATTACCAGATTTCTCACTGTCCAATTTAAGTAAAAACAATATGATTTTTTGTAGTGCAATGTATAAAAAATCAGATTGGAAATTAACTGGAGGTTATGATGTAAATATGATTTATGGATGGGAAGATTGGGAGTTTTGGATTGCTTTACTAAAAAATGGAGGAAATGTAAAACGATTAGACCATATTGGTTTTAACTATAGAGTTAAAAATATTTCAATGGTTAAAGAGTTAAATTCAAATCAAAAAGAAGAGATGCTGCAATATATGAGTTATAAGCATACTGATTTTTACATAAGTCAATTTGGTTCATTTAAAAAGTTAAATGATGAATTTGAAAACTCTAAAAATGAATTTAAAAGAAAGCTTCAAAGTGAAAAATTTGTTATTGATTTGTTTTTAAAAACATTTTTTGGATTTACAATTTTTGGAAAATATAAAAAACAAAAATGA
- a CDS encoding glycosyltransferase family 2 protein, translated as MIKLAIVIPYYKLTYFDDTLESLSNQSDKRFKVYIGDDASPENPERLLEIYKDKFEFVYHRFNENLGGTSLAKQWERCIGLTNNEDWIMVLGDDDVLDKTVVASFYKNEKIFYNKTNVIRFATKKIFGSKVKEDDAFTHPIWEDAADAFYRKFNKTSRSSLSEYIFSKETFLKYGFYNYPLAWNSDDRAWLDFSDNKPIYTINESCVYFRISDYNISGKKDNILLKNKSEIQFYKFIVFNKLNYFNNEQKLRLLRRYQAELRRFRSLKISDFFVLLYFYLKYINIRWIQKFFKKIMNKLFNGKRKHGKS; from the coding sequence ATGATTAAGTTAGCCATTGTAATTCCATACTATAAATTAACTTATTTTGATGACACTTTAGAATCATTGTCTAACCAATCTGATAAGCGATTTAAAGTCTATATTGGAGATGATGCCAGTCCAGAAAATCCAGAAAGGCTTCTGGAAATTTATAAAGATAAATTTGAATTTGTATACCATAGATTTAATGAAAATTTAGGTGGAACTTCATTAGCAAAACAATGGGAACGCTGTATTGGGCTTACAAATAATGAAGATTGGATAATGGTATTGGGAGATGATGATGTTTTAGATAAAACAGTTGTTGCTTCTTTTTACAAGAATGAAAAAATATTTTATAATAAAACAAATGTAATTCGATTTGCTACAAAAAAAATATTTGGGTCAAAAGTAAAAGAAGATGATGCATTTACTCATCCTATTTGGGAAGATGCAGCTGATGCTTTTTATAGAAAGTTTAATAAAACCTCAAGAAGTTCACTTTCAGAATATATTTTTTCAAAAGAGACATTTTTAAAATATGGTTTTTATAACTATCCTTTAGCATGGAATTCAGATGACAGAGCTTGGTTAGATTTTTCAGACAACAAACCTATATATACAATAAATGAAAGTTGTGTTTATTTTAGGATATCCGATTATAATATTTCAGGAAAAAAAGATAATATCCTATTAAAGAATAAATCAGAGATTCAATTTTATAAATTCATTGTTTTTAATAAGTTAAATTACTTTAACAATGAACAAAAGTTAAGATTATTGAGAAGATATCAAGCAGAATTAAGAAGATTTAGAAGCTTGAAAATTTCGGATTTTTTTGTTTTACTATATTTTTATTTAAAATACATTAACATAAGATGGATTCAAAAGTTTTTTAAAAAAATAATGAATAAACTTTTCAAT